Part of the Streptomyces sp. RFCAC02 genome is shown below.
CGCCCGACGCCACTACCACCGCCACCGACGCCCGCCGACCTGACGGCCGCTCCGCCCCGCACCGTGCGTGTCGGCGCGTGAGGCGGCCGGCGTCCGGCGTGTACTGGGGGAATGGCGCAGATGCCGAGGGCCGTCCCGCCCATGCTGGCCGTGGACGGCGATCCGCCCAGCGGGCCGTGGGCCTACGAGTACAAGTGGGACGGCTACCGCTGCTGCCTGCGCGTGGCACCGACCGGCGAGGCCCGGCTCACCAGCCGCAACGGCAACGACTTCACCGCCGCCTACCCCGAGGTCGCCGCCGCGGCCGGCCGCGCGCTCGGCGGGCGCGCCGCCGTGCTCGACGGCGAACTGGTCGCCCCCGACTCCGCCGGGCGGCCCGACTTCGGACGCCTGCAACGGCGGCACCAGCGGCGTCCGTCCCCCCGGCTGCTGGCCGAGATCCCCGTCGTCCTCTTCGCGTTCGACCTGCTGCGCCTCGGCACGGACGACCTGCTGGACGCCCCCTACACCGACCGCCGCGCGGCCCTGGACGGGCTCGGACTCGACGCGGAACACCGGGAGTTCGCCGTCCCCCGGTACTACACGGCCCGGGACGCCGAACCGGCCGAGCTGATCGAGGCGGCGCGCCGGGGCGGCATCGAGGGGATCGTCGCGAAGCGCCTCGACTCCCGCTACCTGCCGGGGCGGCGTTCCGCGCTGTGGGTGAAACGCCCCCTGTTCACCGCGCGGGAGGCCGTCGTGGGCGGCTGGCAGCCGGGCGAGGGGCACCGCTCGGGAGCCATCGGATCGCTGCTGCTCGGGGCGTACGACACGGCCGGCCGGCTGCGGTACATCGGCCACGTCGGCACCGGCTTCTCCGACGCGGCGCTCGCCGACCTCGCCGACCGGCTCGCGCCCCTCGCGCGCGCCGGCAGCCCGTTCGACGAGCCGGTCCCCCGCGAGCGCGCCCGCCGCGCGCGCTGGGTCGAACCCGTCCTGGTCGGTGACGTCGCGCACCGCACGTGGACGCGCGACGGACGGCTTCGGCACGCCGTGTGGCGCGGGCTGCGCGCCGACGTGGAGCCCGCCGGCGTCACCCTGCCGGACGACCGCTGACGCGGGCGCCCGGCCCACGGCCGTGTCCGCGCCGTCTGGTAGAACGGCGGGCCCCGGGGACCCGCGCGACGGGTGCCCCCGCGTACCGTTCCGCCCGGAGGAAACACCGTGATACAGCACATGCCCGACGACTGGTGGCGCGAGTCCGTCGTCTACCAGGTGTACGTCCCCAGTTTCGCCGACGCGGACGGCGACGGCGTGGGGGACCTCCCGGGCATCACCGGCCGTCTCGGCCACCTGGCGGACCTCGGCGTCGACGCCGTGTGGCTCACGCCGTTCTACCCCTCCCCCTGGGCCGACGCCGGCTACGACGTGGCCGACCACCGCGACGTCGACCCGCGCCACGGCACGCTGGACGACTTCCGCGCCCTCCTCGCGCGGGCGCACGACCTGGGGCTGCGCGTCATCGTCGACATCGTGCCCAACCACTGTTCCGACCGGCATCCGTGGTTCCGCGAGGCGCTGGCCGCGCCGCCCGGCTCGCCCGCGCGCGACCGGTTCGTGTTCCGCGACGGCCGCGGCGAGCACGGTGAACTGCCGCCGGCCGACTGGCAGTCCAAGTTCGGCGGCCCCGCGTGGACCCGTGTGCCCGACGGCCAGTGGTACCTGCACATCTTCGCCGCCGAGCAGCCCGACCTGAACTGGGAGAACCCGGACGTCGCCGCCGAGTTCGCCGACATCCTGCGGTTCTGGCTCGACCTCGGCGTCGACGGGTTCCGCGTCGATGTGGCGCACGGCCTGCGCAAGGACCTCGTACCGCCGCTGCGCGACACGTACGGCCGGGACAGCGCGCCGCTCAACGCCCCGCCGGAGGGCGGCGACCACCCGTTCTGGGACCGCGACGAGGTGCACGAGATCTACCGCGCCTGGCGCAAGCTCACCGACACCTACGAGCCCGAGCGGATCATGGTCGCCGAGGCCGGGGTGAGCGCGCGGCGGCTGCCCCTGTACACCCGGCAGGACGAGCTGCACCAGGCGTTCAATTTCTTCTTCCTGCGCTGTCCCTGGGGCGCCGACGACTTCCGCGAGGTCATCGGGACGTCCCTCGACGGCGCCCGCGCCGTCGGGACGCTGCCCACCTGGGTCCTGTCCAACCACGACGTGGTCCGCCACACCTCCCGCTACGCCCTCCCCGCGGGCACCGACCACGCGGCGTGGCTGGCGAACGGCGGGCGGGAGCCGGCCCCCGACACGGCCCTCGGGGAGCGCCGGGCGCGCGCCGCCGCGCTGCTGTGCCTCGCGCTGCCCGGCACCGGCTACCTCTACCAGGGCGAGGAACTGGGGCTGCCGGAGGTCACCGACCTCCCGCCGGACGCCCTGCGCGACCCGATGTGGGAGCGCACCGGCCACCGGGTGAAGGGGCGCGACGGCTGCCGCGTACCGCTGCCGTGGACGGCGGACGGCCCGTCGTACGGCTTCGGTCCCGGCGCGGTGAGCTGGCTGCCGCAGCCCCCGGGCTGGGGCGAGCGGTCGGTGGCCGCGCAGACCGGGCGGGACGGGTCGTTCCTGGAGCTGTACCGGGAGGCGCTGCGGCTGCGGCGTGCGGCGCGCGGCGACGTGTCGTTCACCTGGCTGCCCGCGCGGGACGGGGAGCTGGCGTTCCGCAAGGGCGCCTGGCTCGTGTGCCGGGTCAACTTCGGCGCGGCGCCCCTGCCGCTGCCCGCCGGCGAGCGTCCGCTGCTGGCCAGCGGGCCGCTCGCGGACGGCCCGGGCGGTCCCGAGCTGCCGCCGGACACGGCCGTTTGGCTTGCCGAGGGGCAGCACCCCGCCCGCTGAGCCGCGCGCCGGCGGGCCGTCTCGCCTACGGTGGGGACGGTCCGTCAGCACAAGTGAGCGACAGCGCGGGAGAGCCGGATGAGCGACAGGGACAGTCACACGGAACGCGGCGGGGGCGGTGACGGCGACACGTGGGACGTGATCGTCGTCGGCGCCGGCCCGGTCGG
Proteins encoded:
- the ligD gene encoding non-homologous end-joining DNA ligase — its product is MAQMPRAVPPMLAVDGDPPSGPWAYEYKWDGYRCCLRVAPTGEARLTSRNGNDFTAAYPEVAAAAGRALGGRAAVLDGELVAPDSAGRPDFGRLQRRHQRRPSPRLLAEIPVVLFAFDLLRLGTDDLLDAPYTDRRAALDGLGLDAEHREFAVPRYYTARDAEPAELIEAARRGGIEGIVAKRLDSRYLPGRRSALWVKRPLFTAREAVVGGWQPGEGHRSGAIGSLLLGAYDTAGRLRYIGHVGTGFSDAALADLADRLAPLARAGSPFDEPVPRERARRARWVEPVLVGDVAHRTWTRDGRLRHAVWRGLRADVEPAGVTLPDDR
- a CDS encoding glycoside hydrolase family 13 protein; protein product: MPDDWWRESVVYQVYVPSFADADGDGVGDLPGITGRLGHLADLGVDAVWLTPFYPSPWADAGYDVADHRDVDPRHGTLDDFRALLARAHDLGLRVIVDIVPNHCSDRHPWFREALAAPPGSPARDRFVFRDGRGEHGELPPADWQSKFGGPAWTRVPDGQWYLHIFAAEQPDLNWENPDVAAEFADILRFWLDLGVDGFRVDVAHGLRKDLVPPLRDTYGRDSAPLNAPPEGGDHPFWDRDEVHEIYRAWRKLTDTYEPERIMVAEAGVSARRLPLYTRQDELHQAFNFFFLRCPWGADDFREVIGTSLDGARAVGTLPTWVLSNHDVVRHTSRYALPAGTDHAAWLANGGREPAPDTALGERRARAAALLCLALPGTGYLYQGEELGLPEVTDLPPDALRDPMWERTGHRVKGRDGCRVPLPWTADGPSYGFGPGAVSWLPQPPGWGERSVAAQTGRDGSFLELYREALRLRRAARGDVSFTWLPARDGELAFRKGAWLVCRVNFGAAPLPLPAGERPLLASGPLADGPGGPELPPDTAVWLAEGQHPAR